From a single Phragmites australis chromosome 7, lpPhrAust1.1, whole genome shotgun sequence genomic region:
- the LOC133923454 gene encoding uncharacterized protein LOC133923454, protein MERDLVPWSTREAAFGAMESSPSRCTSGCQSGWTLYLDHSNAMHCEPAQRWMVLHAGEDQEEAEDSMVSDASSGPRPRLREEDDEMGRDFGHQHRFFGQHSSYSSSSCHRSASGSGSGSGCFGSSTWSRSFLQGGAKSDARRAVVVQGEEATRQCPEIVVLDDDDDELDDTASSSAVFSCPMAMVQANFSS, encoded by the coding sequence ATGGAGAGAGATTTGGTGCCGTGGAGTACGAGAGAAGCGGCATTCGGCGCCATGGAGAGCTCGCCTTCGCGGTGCACCAGCGGGTGCCAGTCCGGCTGGACTCTGTACCTCGACCATTCCAACGCGATGCACTGCGAGCCCGCCCAGAGGTGGATGGTGCTGCACGCGGGCGAGGACCAAGAGGAAGCAGAGGACTCCATGGTCTCCGACGCGTCCTCCGGCCCTCGGCCGCGTCTGCGCGAGGAAGACGACGAGATGGGGCGAGATTTCGGGCACCAGCATCGATTCTTCGGCCAGCACAGCAGCTACTCCAGTAGCAGTTGCCATCGCAGCGCGAGTGGCTCCGGCTCGGGCTCCGGCTGCTTCGGTTCTTCTACGTGGTCTCGCAGCTTCTTGCAGGGCGGGGCGAAGAGCGACGCAAGGAGGGCCGTCGTCGTCCAAGGAGAGGAGGCGACGCGCCAGTGCCCCGAAATCGTCGtcctcgacgacgacgacgacgagctcgACGACACCGCGAGCTCGTCTGCCGTTTTCAGCTGCCCCATGGCCATGGTGCAAGCTAATTTCTCCAGCTGA